One window of Trueperaceae bacterium genomic DNA carries:
- a CDS encoding GGDEF domain-containing protein, with translation MMNLDPRTIYLTGAAFVAIGAIHLLVLAQRLPVEHRRSARSWAFGCFAASASWAIFALEQFLPDLATVLFGNLAYLVAVFHLFRSVRLFDGLLPGWHLYYLLVLPVITLNLVLRYVVDLFPARVALMSLAVALPLGLAAHQLLRGPSGAARNTGRQLTAAWLLASCVILVVRAAAALLGVNVESAEGSPAQGLVLVASLLSVTALVFSYYLLYFDRSTTELRFQAERDPLTGLLNRRAFHSRAAREIRDARERRKQLSLLLIDANHFKLINDEQGHDAGDETLRHIAATLQRNLRLEDVSARLGGDEFVVLLPGLDEFQARTLATRVAERVADASSSNYVTSVSIGVAQLRSGSDIDLLLKEADLELYREKRKRDGLLTGVQGPISTGPLELRRGQR, from the coding sequence ATGATGAACCTCGATCCCCGAACGATCTATCTCACCGGGGCGGCTTTCGTGGCGATAGGCGCTATCCATCTGCTGGTACTCGCCCAGCGTCTTCCGGTGGAGCACAGGCGGAGCGCCAGATCGTGGGCGTTCGGCTGTTTCGCGGCTTCCGCCTCCTGGGCGATCTTCGCTCTCGAGCAGTTCCTTCCCGACCTCGCCACGGTTCTCTTCGGCAACCTGGCCTATCTGGTCGCAGTATTCCATCTCTTCCGGAGCGTCAGGCTTTTCGACGGTCTGCTACCCGGCTGGCACCTCTACTACCTGCTCGTACTCCCGGTCATCACCCTCAACCTGGTGCTCAGGTACGTCGTCGACCTCTTCCCCGCCCGGGTAGCGCTGATGTCGTTGGCCGTCGCCCTGCCCCTTGGCCTGGCTGCCCACCAGCTGCTGCGCGGGCCAAGCGGAGCCGCCCGAAACACCGGCAGGCAGCTGACCGCAGCCTGGCTGCTGGCAAGCTGCGTCATCCTGGTCGTGCGAGCCGCTGCCGCGCTCCTGGGGGTGAACGTCGAGAGCGCCGAAGGGAGTCCTGCTCAAGGTCTCGTGCTCGTCGCCTCGCTCCTATCGGTTACCGCCCTCGTCTTCTCCTACTATCTGCTCTACTTCGACCGCTCCACAACGGAACTGCGCTTCCAGGCCGAGCGTGACCCTCTTACCGGCCTTCTCAACCGGCGAGCGTTCCACTCGAGGGCGGCTCGAGAGATCAGGGACGCGCGAGAACGGCGCAAGCAGCTGTCGTTGCTGCTCATCGACGCCAATCACTTCAAGCTGATAAACGACGAGCAGGGGCACGATGCAGGTGACGAGACGCTGCGGCACATCGCGGCGACCTTGCAGCGCAACCTGCGCCTGGAGGACGTGTCGGCCCGCTTGGGTGGAGACGAGTTCGTGGTGCTGCTCCCAGGCTTGGACGAGTTCCAGGCGCGTACCCTGGCTACCCGCGTGGCCGAGCGGGTAGCCGACGCCAGTTCGAGCAACTACGTGACGAGTGTGAGCATCGGCGTAGCCCAGCTCCGCTCGGGGTCCGATATCGATTTGCTCCTCAAGGAGGCGGACCTCGAACTCTACAGGGAGAAGCGGAAGCGGGACGGCTTGCTTACTGGCGTCCAGGGTCCGATCAGCACGGGTCCACTAGAACTGCGGAGGGGCCAGCGCTAA
- a CDS encoding DUF1338 domain-containing protein translates to MSGDASGSVTRTEALEQVLSELMHRYTQRVPDVGRVLAALTEEGYITSPEAIENDHIAFRTMGVAQLGIRSFEKIWLHYGYRREDHYHFPVKKLDAFWYSPPEPRFPRIFVSELRVADLSEPVQETIRSYTDEVSTDPVDDLDLDDGKAVGEFLHRPLWRLPSWDDYQLLANESEYAAWVIYNRYYLNHFTISVHNLSEKIDTIPSFNRFVESHGIRLNDSGGKVKTSSDGLLRQSSTVAQLVDSEFAGGDVHEISGSYVEFAERRPLPRFADLPKPRLTREMRREGFEAGNADKIFESTYREQTAGRAAD, encoded by the coding sequence ATGTCTGGAGATGCGTCTGGAAGCGTTACTAGAACGGAAGCACTCGAACAGGTCCTCAGCGAGCTCATGCATCGTTACACCCAGCGTGTGCCCGACGTGGGGCGGGTGCTGGCTGCGCTGACCGAGGAGGGCTACATAACCTCACCGGAGGCCATCGAGAACGATCACATCGCCTTCCGCACTATGGGCGTCGCTCAGCTGGGCATCCGGTCGTTCGAGAAGATCTGGCTCCATTACGGCTACCGCCGCGAAGACCACTACCACTTCCCCGTGAAGAAGCTCGACGCCTTCTGGTACAGCCCACCGGAGCCCCGCTTCCCCAGGATCTTCGTGAGCGAACTGCGAGTTGCCGATCTGAGCGAGCCTGTTCAGGAGACCATCCGGAGCTACACCGACGAAGTTAGCACGGACCCCGTGGACGACCTCGACCTGGATGACGGCAAGGCGGTAGGCGAGTTCCTGCACCGGCCACTCTGGCGCCTCCCTAGTTGGGATGACTACCAGCTGCTCGCCAACGAGTCGGAGTACGCAGCCTGGGTCATCTACAACCGCTACTACCTGAACCACTTCACGATCTCGGTCCACAACCTGTCCGAGAAGATAGACACGATCCCCAGCTTCAACCGCTTCGTCGAGAGTCACGGGATCCGGCTCAACGATTCGGGCGGCAAGGTGAAGACGAGTTCGGACGGGCTCTTGCGGCAGAGTTCCACGGTCGCTCAGCTCGTCGATAGCGAGTTCGCGGGCGGCGATGTGCACGAGATAAGCGGCTCCTACGTCGAGTTCGCCGAGAGGCGCCCACTGCCGCGATTCGCGGATCTCCCCAAGCCTCGGCTCACGCGTGAGATGAGACGCGAGGGATTCGAGGCCGGGAACGCCGACAAGATCTTCGAATCGACCTACCGGGAGCAGACGGCAGGGCGAGCTGCCGACTAG
- a CDS encoding acyl-CoA desaturase, giving the protein MLPFLGFIAALFHFWGNGIGWLDIALFVAFYLITGFGVTVGYHRLFTHRSFKAVPWLETLLGVAGCAAVQGPILSWVADHRRHHQHSDHEGDPHSPHLFDDHGLLGTLGGLWHSHIGWLFEAGSTDAQRYAPDLLKDKRLSRIDSLYGLWLLLSLLAPAVLAYAITGGSTEAAISAVLFAGLARVFLLHHVTWSVNSICHSFGKRAYRTTDESRNNAIVGVIGLGEGWHNNHHAFPTSARHGLGKGQFDLSWELIRLFVRLGWVTKVQLPTEQLLQRKAMEPAAAE; this is encoded by the coding sequence GTGTTGCCCTTCCTGGGCTTCATAGCTGCCCTCTTCCATTTCTGGGGCAACGGCATCGGCTGGCTTGACATAGCTCTCTTCGTGGCCTTCTACCTGATTACGGGTTTCGGAGTCACGGTCGGCTATCACCGCCTCTTCACGCACCGGAGCTTCAAGGCCGTTCCCTGGCTCGAGACTCTTCTCGGCGTGGCGGGCTGCGCCGCCGTGCAAGGGCCGATCCTGAGCTGGGTTGCTGACCACCGCAGACACCATCAGCACAGCGATCACGAGGGCGATCCTCACAGTCCGCACCTGTTCGACGACCACGGATTGCTGGGTACGCTGGGTGGCCTCTGGCACTCCCACATCGGCTGGCTCTTCGAAGCGGGCTCTACCGATGCGCAGCGCTACGCCCCAGACCTGCTCAAGGACAAGCGGCTGAGCCGCATCGACAGCCTCTATGGACTCTGGCTGCTACTCTCGCTTCTCGCTCCGGCCGTGCTGGCTTACGCCATCACCGGCGGCAGCACCGAGGCGGCCATCAGCGCCGTCCTCTTCGCCGGTCTCGCCCGTGTCTTCCTGCTCCACCACGTTACCTGGAGCGTGAACTCGATCTGTCACAGCTTCGGGAAGCGAGCCTACCGGACCACGGACGAGAGTCGCAACAACGCGATCGTCGGCGTCATCGGACTGGGTGAAGGTTGGCACAACAACCACCATGCCTTCCCCACCTCGGCGCGACACGGGCTTGGCAAGGGCCAGTTCGACCTGAGCTGGGAACTGATCCGGCTGTTCGTGCGACTCGGGTGGGTCACCAAGGTGCAACTGCCGACCGAACAGCTACTGCAGCGCAAGGCGATGGAGCCCGCAGCCGCCGAGTAG
- a CDS encoding cold-shock protein: MATGTVKWFNGEKGFGFIQQDEGGNDVFVHYSAISGDGYRDLNEGDKVQYDVQQGQKGLQAANVTVTEAAR, encoded by the coding sequence ATGGCAACAGGAACAGTGAAGTGGTTCAACGGCGAAAAGGGCTTCGGATTCATCCAGCAGGATGAAGGCGGGAACGACGTTTTCGTCCACTACTCGGCGATCTCCGGTGACGGCTACCGCGATCTCAATGAGGGTGACAAGGTCCAGTACGACGTTCAGCAGGGCCAGAAGGGTCTTCAGGCCGCGAACGTAACCGTGACCGAAGCGGCCCGGTAG
- a CDS encoding response regulator: MHSPYLLLIEDNQDDVLLTLRTLRSNRCALQVRTVYDGFQALEFLSNAAALPAVVLLNPSLPGMDGYELLHSIRCDPRTERLPILLFSGTEEECLPLSSATEAGTPVEGCVLKPLDWPTFRERLRRLGLGTAGREAKPRLASASNMHSKRLF; encoded by the coding sequence TTGCATTCTCCATACCTGCTGCTCATAGAAGACAATCAGGACGACGTCCTGCTCACGCTTCGAACGCTCCGTTCGAACCGCTGCGCCCTTCAGGTACGAACCGTATACGACGGTTTCCAGGCCCTCGAGTTCCTCTCGAACGCGGCAGCACTGCCGGCAGTCGTCCTCCTCAATCCGAGCCTACCTGGAATGGACGGATACGAACTGCTTCACTCGATCCGCTGCGACCCCCGCACCGAGCGCCTCCCGATACTCCTCTTCAGTGGCACGGAAGAGGAGTGCCTGCCGCTCTCCTCGGCAACCGAAGCTGGAACCCCAGTCGAGGGCTGTGTGCTCAAACCGCTCGACTGGCCCACGTTCCGGGAGCGCCTTCGCCGGCTCGGCCTTGGCACCGCCGGCAGAGAAGCCAAGCCCCGGCTTGCCTCCGCCTCCAACATGCACTCTAAGCGCCTCTTCTGA
- a CDS encoding dihydrofolate reductase family protein, which yields MARLVYGMMQSLDGYVDDTEGNLVLPAPDDDLFRHFTEQVRGVSGCLYGRRIYDLLRYWDEDRPEYSDLEREYGQVWRSQPKWVVSNGRAPLGPNASLVEGDLESFVRRLKDEVGGDIDVAGPTLAGALTELDLIDEYRIYLRPFVLGEGKPYFLRARPALRLVGINRIGPETVQLVYVP from the coding sequence ATGGCGAGGCTTGTCTACGGGATGATGCAGTCGCTCGACGGCTACGTGGATGACACGGAGGGGAACCTCGTGCTCCCCGCGCCGGACGATGACCTCTTCCGCCATTTCACAGAACAGGTCAGAGGAGTCTCGGGCTGCCTCTACGGCCGCCGCATCTACGATCTCTTGCGGTACTGGGACGAGGACAGGCCCGAGTACAGCGACCTGGAGCGTGAATACGGGCAGGTCTGGCGATCTCAGCCGAAGTGGGTGGTCTCGAACGGGCGGGCCCCGCTGGGGCCGAACGCCAGTCTGGTCGAAGGCGATCTCGAATCGTTCGTGCGAAGACTCAAGGACGAGGTCGGGGGCGATATCGACGTCGCTGGCCCCACCTTGGCAGGCGCGCTCACCGAACTCGACCTGATCGACGAATACCGAATCTACCTCCGCCCCTTCGTGCTCGGCGAGGGGAAGCCATACTTCCTCCGGGCACGGCCGGCGCTACGGCTGGTAGGAATCAACCGAATAGGTCCCGAGACCGTGCAGCTGGTGTACGTGCCGTAG
- a CDS encoding tetratricopeptide repeat protein, giving the protein MRLVTLGGLRLEGSEFTRPKPLLLLTYLALEGPRDRRYLGELFWPTASSPMTSLRTALSQLRTGAPGTLEASGVKLRATVECDARALLEQIDQCDSDAPQTIYPGPFLDGFYLHECSSELEEWLYTTREHLAERVRESLLRRAEDEAARGDFPEAARGAEAACDLAGAPHPDPETLLRLHNLLVAGGSPRAAGLRRDAGEYGIELTSSAAEAKRALLGRLRLGDARRIPSNLASRGTSFVGRAAELDMLSGLLADATTRLITLTGGGGIGKTRLALELAHRELHEGRFEGGVYFVELESLSAPDLVPARIGTVIGVPNTSRGNWTGVADAIGTLRLLLVLDNCEHVSEGLGFVPALLTHCPSLKIVTTSRLRLGFEEEQLFALSGLSFPVGTVSLEEALHQEALQLFEQRAKRVDHGFVLTGDNLPAVAEICRLVGGSPLGIELAAAWVRSMPEYVIADELKESLDMLSTDVANVPERHRSMRSTLERSWSLLSPEEEDALESLAAFAGSFTHDAAAAVAGASMLVLASLVDKSLLHRLEAGRYELHPLLRQFAAGKLSRSLEHERNVRELHESYYLNLVELRRPELRGREQAAWLDRLEAEHDNFRLILRLAVAQERWDTAVRLVAALWGFWQTRGHWTEGRAWLERATSGLRTAAHEYGREGVDPPRLLGALAEALRGRGVLASAQGDNVAALVSFEESLTLSERLGNRERVGALLDNIGVLALHQGEFEDAKSNLERALAIRRELRDSWGVAATLNNLGALAGKQGDVVTAQRYYAESLELFRALGHHSAVALLTSNLGDVAEYQGDMERAKALFAESLSTQRKLGDRAGTAASLTRLAAVARREADLGGAKALCRESLELLRQLRDIERTAECLNEVALTVSVEGRAEEAATLWGAMEALLKASGVPLPVGQAVEYEDGVRTVAGELGEIRAEVALASGRILNLNEAIDRAEAVCRS; this is encoded by the coding sequence ATGCGGCTCGTGACGCTCGGTGGACTCCGGCTCGAAGGCTCGGAATTCACCAGGCCGAAGCCGCTCCTGCTGCTCACCTACCTCGCTCTGGAGGGCCCGCGAGATCGCCGCTACCTCGGCGAGTTATTCTGGCCGACGGCATCTTCGCCCATGACGAGTCTGCGAACGGCGCTGTCGCAGTTGCGAACCGGAGCACCCGGCACGCTGGAGGCGTCCGGCGTCAAGCTCAGGGCGACGGTCGAGTGCGACGCGAGAGCGCTCCTGGAGCAGATCGATCAGTGCGATTCGGACGCCCCTCAGACGATCTACCCCGGTCCCTTTCTCGACGGGTTCTACCTTCACGAGTGCAGCTCCGAGCTGGAGGAGTGGCTTTACACCACCCGCGAACACCTCGCGGAGCGCGTGCGCGAATCTCTGCTGAGGCGAGCGGAGGACGAGGCCGCACGGGGCGACTTCCCAGAAGCCGCGAGAGGTGCCGAGGCAGCGTGCGACCTGGCAGGCGCGCCTCATCCCGACCCGGAGACGTTGCTACGCCTCCACAACCTGCTCGTGGCGGGCGGCAGCCCGCGAGCCGCGGGTTTGCGCCGTGACGCCGGTGAGTACGGTATCGAGCTGACCAGTAGTGCGGCAGAGGCCAAGCGCGCGCTCCTTGGGCGCCTACGACTCGGAGATGCGAGGCGAATACCATCGAACCTGGCCTCTCGCGGCACCTCTTTCGTGGGACGAGCGGCCGAGTTGGACATGCTCAGCGGTCTCCTCGCCGACGCCACTACCAGGTTGATCACGCTCACGGGCGGGGGCGGGATAGGCAAAACGCGTTTAGCTCTGGAGCTCGCGCATCGTGAACTGCATGAGGGGAGGTTCGAGGGCGGCGTCTACTTCGTCGAGCTCGAGTCGCTATCGGCTCCCGACCTCGTGCCCGCCAGAATCGGGACCGTGATAGGGGTGCCGAATACGAGTCGCGGTAACTGGACCGGAGTGGCAGACGCGATCGGCACTCTGCGCCTGCTGCTCGTGCTCGACAACTGCGAGCACGTAAGCGAAGGGCTGGGTTTCGTTCCCGCGCTGCTGACCCACTGCCCGTCTCTCAAGATCGTCACGACGTCACGGTTGCGTCTAGGGTTCGAGGAGGAGCAGCTGTTCGCGCTCTCGGGCTTGTCGTTTCCCGTTGGGACGGTAAGCCTCGAGGAGGCGCTCCATCAAGAAGCGCTGCAACTCTTCGAGCAGCGCGCGAAGAGGGTCGATCACGGTTTCGTGCTTACGGGCGACAACCTTCCCGCGGTCGCCGAGATCTGCCGGCTCGTTGGGGGGTCACCGCTCGGGATAGAGCTTGCAGCTGCCTGGGTCCGCTCGATGCCCGAGTATGTGATCGCCGATGAGCTCAAAGAGAGCCTGGACATGTTGAGCACCGACGTGGCCAACGTGCCCGAGAGGCACCGCAGCATGCGGTCGACCCTGGAGCGCTCTTGGAGCCTGTTGTCTCCGGAAGAAGAAGATGCACTCGAGTCGCTCGCGGCGTTCGCCGGCAGTTTCACGCACGACGCAGCCGCTGCCGTCGCCGGCGCTTCCATGTTGGTCCTGGCCTCACTGGTCGACAAGTCGTTACTGCATCGCCTTGAGGCGGGACGCTACGAACTCCACCCACTTCTCCGCCAGTTCGCCGCCGGCAAGCTCTCCCGGAGTCTCGAGCATGAAAGGAATGTTCGGGAACTGCACGAGAGCTACTACCTGAACCTGGTCGAGCTCCGACGGCCGGAACTCCGTGGAAGGGAGCAGGCGGCTTGGCTGGATCGCCTGGAAGCCGAACACGACAATTTCCGGCTGATCCTTCGGCTGGCGGTTGCTCAGGAGCGTTGGGATACGGCCGTTCGTCTGGTGGCAGCGTTATGGGGGTTCTGGCAGACGCGTGGGCACTGGACGGAAGGTCGCGCCTGGTTGGAGCGAGCGACTTCCGGCCTGCGAACCGCCGCGCATGAGTACGGACGCGAAGGAGTTGATCCTCCTCGCCTCCTCGGTGCATTGGCCGAGGCTCTACGGGGTCGCGGCGTGCTGGCCTCGGCACAGGGTGACAACGTTGCCGCGCTCGTCAGCTTCGAGGAGAGTCTCACGTTGAGCGAGCGGCTGGGTAACCGGGAACGCGTGGGCGCCCTGCTCGACAACATCGGAGTGCTGGCGCTCCACCAGGGGGAGTTCGAGGATGCGAAGTCCAACCTCGAGAGGGCGCTTGCCATCCGACGAGAGCTGCGCGACAGCTGGGGCGTGGCGGCAACGCTGAACAATCTCGGAGCCTTGGCAGGCAAACAGGGCGATGTGGTGACCGCACAACGCTACTACGCGGAGAGCCTCGAGCTGTTCCGGGCCCTGGGCCACCACTCAGCGGTGGCGCTGCTGACCAGCAACCTGGGGGACGTGGCCGAGTATCAGGGCGATATGGAACGGGCCAAGGCCCTGTTCGCGGAGAGCCTGTCGACACAGCGGAAGCTGGGGGACAGGGCCGGCACGGCCGCTTCACTCACCAGGTTGGCGGCGGTTGCGCGACGCGAGGCGGACCTCGGCGGTGCCAAGGCCCTCTGCCGGGAAAGTCTCGAACTCCTGAGGCAGTTGAGGGACATCGAACGTACCGCCGAGTGCCTGAACGAAGTCGCCCTCACCGTCTCCGTTGAGGGGCGGGCAGAAGAAGCGGCTACGTTGTGGGGCGCGATGGAAGCGCTTCTCAAGGCGAGCGGTGTTCCTTTGCCCGTCGGCCAGGCAGTTGAGTACGAGGACGGCGTCCGCACAGTGGCAGGAGAGTTGGGCGAAATCCGCGCCGAAGTGGCCCTCGCGAGTGGGCGGATACTGAATCTGAATGAAGCTATCGATCGAGCCGAGGCGGTATGCCGCAGTTGA
- a CDS encoding TolC family protein: MHAARNELQAAERQLERIQQDPLALRLDVIEAENAVVNAQNDLLAAIRQARTAAADSYYAALEARNDLEVSTQQKAIARTTLEATRIRFEAGAATRIELETAENELEAAQQRLEDTEGTFSLALAQLSGLLGQKISEQELQPITANPDVPQLDTALERLRTNTGLEVARQAIEIAELELAAVDNAFSSRLEIEQAEAHLEGVRRDLNALVESLELTVRQRHNQALIAQGKHESALAALDATAEKLNAQELRYESGIISQLELMQAQLDHVEAKAQVAIALHDLLQAIQDLETAMTGSTGN; this comes from the coding sequence GTGCACGCCGCCCGAAACGAACTCCAGGCCGCCGAACGACAACTCGAACGAATCCAGCAGGACCCCCTGGCTCTCAGACTGGACGTCATCGAAGCCGAAAACGCCGTAGTCAACGCTCAGAATGACCTGCTGGCAGCAATCCGGCAAGCCCGCACCGCAGCAGCCGACAGCTACTATGCAGCTCTCGAGGCGCGGAACGACCTGGAAGTGAGCACGCAACAGAAGGCGATAGCCCGAACAACCCTCGAAGCAACCCGCATCCGCTTCGAAGCGGGCGCCGCTACCAGGATCGAGCTGGAAACAGCCGAGAACGAACTGGAAGCGGCACAGCAAAGGCTCGAGGATACGGAAGGCACATTTTCCCTCGCGCTGGCCCAGCTATCGGGCCTCCTCGGCCAAAAGATAAGTGAGCAAGAACTTCAACCGATAACCGCAAACCCGGATGTTCCTCAACTCGATACGGCGCTTGAACGCCTGCGGACGAACACGGGACTCGAAGTCGCGCGCCAGGCGATCGAAATCGCGGAACTCGAACTAGCAGCCGTCGACAACGCCTTCAGCTCACGCCTGGAGATCGAACAAGCCGAAGCCCACCTCGAAGGTGTACGCCGTGACCTGAACGCGCTAGTCGAAAGCCTCGAACTGACAGTCAGACAGCGCCACAATCAGGCACTGATCGCGCAAGGCAAGCACGAAAGCGCATTGGCAGCACTCGATGCGACCGCCGAAAAGCTCAACGCCCAAGAACTCCGCTACGAGTCCGGCATCATCTCACAGCTCGAACTGATGCAGGCTCAACTCGATCATGTGGAAGCGAAAGCTCAAGTCGCAATCGCACTCCACGACCTGCTGCAGGCGATACAAGATCTCGAGACGGCCATGACAGGATCGACTGGGAACTGA
- a CDS encoding cbb3-type cytochrome c oxidase subunit I — MIQYRTQHLSQRFFMLMLVLFVAQVIFGLILSAQQADPSLLAGKLNFNVARAEHVNLGVLWILSGFIGTILFIGPLLSKRELAAPWLINVLYFALIFVTLWNASTLYLAQKGVAGWWMGQPWLQEGLEYLEAGRATDLVILVGFAIFMYVILRTFPPVREWNEIHWGLGIGVTALTAMWVFGLFFVPRLDLQEYFRWFVVHYWVEGVWEVIHISLIGFLLVLMFKADVKAVGYAVFWGVVLVWLSGLLGNAHHYFWIGTPAFWQFWGSLFSALEPLPLIFCFWHIYLDAHHDNSPLENAPAFYFLLGSVVLEQVGAGILGFSMTFALTNVWSHGSWVTPSHAHLAMFGTFGMLSLGAAYFIVPALRNATDFDQRFGKLSFWLVFIGMLGMAFSFALGGTVQIFVYRTLGLDWFGGDVFPAMGLYKAMLPFFGIVFTIGTGLLTFDLITIGHRVRLPAEHSEHQAAVSIGSPALAHTGRGWSGPMSGFEAGIWLMSMWIFGGIITFGLLSFNLPRVQFGDPTIPYLAAGVGYPGLLLVTVLFVARFLASLEARTPAAVSRPSVRLEVAPASD; from the coding sequence ATGATCCAGTACCGCACCCAACACCTCAGTCAACGTTTCTTCATGCTCATGCTGGTACTGTTCGTCGCCCAGGTGATCTTCGGACTGATTCTCTCGGCACAGCAGGCAGACCCCTCGCTGCTGGCGGGCAAACTCAACTTCAACGTCGCCCGCGCCGAGCACGTCAACCTGGGCGTCCTCTGGATCCTCTCCGGCTTCATCGGCACCATCCTCTTCATAGGTCCGCTGCTCTCCAAACGGGAGTTGGCTGCCCCCTGGCTGATCAACGTGCTCTACTTCGCACTGATCTTCGTTACCCTCTGGAACGCCAGCACCCTATACCTGGCGCAGAAGGGCGTGGCCGGCTGGTGGATGGGTCAACCGTGGCTGCAGGAGGGGCTCGAGTACCTCGAAGCCGGCCGCGCCACCGACCTGGTGATCCTTGTGGGCTTCGCTATTTTCATGTACGTCATCCTTCGCACCTTCCCCCCGGTACGAGAATGGAACGAGATCCACTGGGGCCTCGGCATAGGCGTGACCGCCCTTACCGCCATGTGGGTGTTCGGTCTTTTCTTCGTGCCACGCCTCGACCTGCAGGAGTACTTCCGCTGGTTCGTCGTCCACTACTGGGTGGAGGGCGTCTGGGAAGTGATCCACATCAGTCTCATCGGCTTCCTGCTGGTGCTGATGTTCAAGGCCGACGTCAAGGCGGTAGGTTACGCCGTCTTCTGGGGAGTGGTGCTGGTCTGGCTCTCGGGCCTGCTGGGAAACGCCCACCACTATTTCTGGATCGGCACGCCCGCCTTCTGGCAGTTCTGGGGCTCGCTTTTCAGCGCACTAGAGCCGTTGCCACTGATCTTCTGCTTCTGGCACATCTACCTCGACGCCCACCACGACAACAGCCCGCTGGAGAACGCGCCCGCCTTCTACTTCCTGCTGGGCTCGGTGGTCCTCGAACAGGTGGGAGCAGGGATCCTCGGTTTCAGCATGACCTTCGCGCTCACCAACGTCTGGTCGCATGGGAGCTGGGTCACGCCCAGCCACGCCCACCTGGCTATGTTCGGCACCTTCGGGATGCTCAGCCTGGGCGCCGCCTACTTCATCGTTCCAGCCCTGCGCAATGCTACCGACTTCGACCAGCGCTTCGGCAAGCTCAGTTTCTGGCTGGTATTCATCGGCATGCTGGGGATGGCGTTCTCGTTCGCACTCGGCGGTACGGTGCAGATATTCGTCTACCGCACCCTTGGCCTCGACTGGTTCGGCGGCGATGTCTTCCCCGCCATGGGCCTATACAAGGCGATGCTGCCCTTCTTCGGCATCGTGTTCACTATCGGCACGGGTCTGCTGACCTTCGACCTGATCACCATCGGCCACAGGGTGCGCCTGCCCGCCGAGCACTCGGAACACCAGGCGGCCGTGTCCATCGGTTCCCCAGCACTGGCACATACAGGCAGGGGCTGGTCGGGACCGATGAGCGGCTTCGAAGCCGGGATCTGGCTCATGAGTATGTGGATCTTCGGCGGCATCATCACCTTCGGTTTGCTCAGCTTCAACCTGCCCCGGGTGCAGTTCGGCGATCCAACTATTCCCTACCTGGCCGCCGGCGTCGGCTACCCGGGGCTCCTGCTCGTCACCGTGCTGTTCGTAGCGCGCTTCCTGGCTTCGCTCGAGGCCCGCACACCCGCAGCAGTATCACGGCCGAGTGTACGTCTGGAGGTAGCACCCGCCAGCGACTGA
- a CDS encoding c-type cytochrome gives MNGSERSRRYAALAVLAVMMVIFIVLSAFSFLGSRDQVTPDTVSYASYGATDGKRVLQAYNCMGCHTIVGNGAYFAPDLTDIYERAGPAWLAAFLPSASTWPTEAAVRTQLMDSAQLADTGVDDIDEYFARFPGARERVVRRGGSHSLMPTLPITAQETRELIAFFKYTSMMNTEGWPPEPKIDGLQHPLAAPAPDAASNMKAAEPRAVAVDEASDAAEPAELAKVGEGIATEYGCFSCHASDSSRLVGPGWGGLYGTERTLSNGSSIIVDEAYLETAIREPSAHVAQGFPAGVMPSYEGILTDEEIDALVAYIRSLEEAR, from the coding sequence TTGAACGGCAGTGAGCGCAGCCGGCGCTACGCGGCTCTCGCCGTCCTCGCGGTGATGATGGTCATCTTCATCGTGCTGTCGGCCTTCTCCTTCCTGGGCTCGCGCGACCAGGTAACTCCCGATACCGTCAGCTACGCCTCCTACGGCGCCACCGACGGCAAGCGGGTACTCCAGGCCTACAACTGCATGGGTTGTCACACCATCGTCGGTAACGGCGCCTACTTCGCACCCGACCTCACCGATATCTACGAGAGGGCAGGTCCCGCCTGGCTGGCCGCCTTCCTGCCGTCCGCCTCGACCTGGCCGACCGAGGCCGCCGTTCGCACCCAGCTCATGGACTCGGCCCAGCTTGCCGACACCGGTGTCGACGATATCGACGAGTACTTCGCCCGCTTCCCGGGCGCAAGAGAGCGGGTCGTCAGGCGCGGCGGAAGCCATTCACTCATGCCGACCCTGCCGATAACTGCTCAGGAGACGCGGGAACTCATCGCCTTCTTCAAGTACACCTCGATGATGAACACCGAAGGGTGGCCCCCCGAACCGAAGATAGACGGCCTCCAACACCCTCTGGCGGCCCCGGCGCCCGATGCAGCATCGAACATGAAAGCGGCGGAACCACGGGCAGTCGCAGTCGATGAGGCGAGCGACGCAGCGGAGCCGGCCGAACTCGCAAAGGTCGGGGAAGGGATCGCAACCGAGTATGGCTGTTTCTCCTGCCACGCCAGCGACTCATCGCGCCTTGTCGGACCAGGCTGGGGTGGCCTCTACGGCACCGAGCGCACCTTGAGCAACGGCAGCAGCATTATCGTCGATGAAGCCTACCTCGAGACAGCGATCCGCGAGCCGAGCGCGCACGTTGCCCAGGGCTTCCCGGCCGGCGTCATGCCCTCCTACGAAGGGATACTCACCGACGAGGAGATCGACGCCCTTGTCGCTTACATCCGCAGCCTGGAGGAGGCGCGATGA